TATCTGCGGCTCCCAACAAAATGCTGGCCAAGAGACACCCCAGGAGGACAACACCGCCCAGGATCAATCCCAGCACCAGCCCGTAGGGAGATTTAGTGCGGGCTAAGGGATGCGATGACCCTTCCGGGCCAGTCTTCGACCATCGCACCATCGGGGAGCCAGACCGTTTACTCATTCAAAACTCAAAATTCAAAATTCAAAACTCAAAATTCATTACCCCTCGCCCACTCACCGACTCTCCGGTTCCGGCTGCTCCGTCGCGATGCCTAAGGTGGCTCCCTCAATGTCTCGGAGCTGATCCATCACGGCAATGACCCGGCCATGATTCACCGCTTCATCGGCATTAATGACAATCACCGATTCCTGACGGCTGTCCATCAGGTCCCGTACCCCAGCCTGCAAATTCTCCAGGACAATGGGATCGCGGTTCAGGGCAATATCGCCGGAGGCTTCCACAGTCACTGTGATGCGAGTGCGATCCTGAACCTCAGCGCTGGCGGCTTTAGGGAGATTCACAGGCAACGATTCAGAGCGGGTCAAAAATAGGCTAGAAATGATGAAAAACGTCAAAATCGCGAAGATGACGTCGATCATCGGCACAATATTCAGGTCGAACTCCTCTTCTGACTCATCAAGATGATACATAGGCTCCCTCCTCCAGCTGGCTCCGGCGCTCGTAGTGGGTTTCGTAGAGAATCTCCAACTGTCCGCCATACTCTTGGATGAGCGCCACCTGCCGCTTGTAGAGGCCCCGGAAGAGATTGGCAAACAGCAGCGTGCCGATGGCGACGATCAGCCCGGCAGCAGTAGAGACCAGGGCTTCACTGATGCCGCCGGTGACGGCTCCAGCATTTTCGGCAATATCCCCCAGCTGAATCGCATCGAAGGAGCGAATCAAGCCCAGGATCGTGCCTAGCAGCCCCAACAGCGGTGAGACACTGATGATGGTGGCAAAGAGGGTGCTAAAGCGGCGCAGATGGGGGAGTTCCGCCTGCATGGCACTGGCCAGGGCTAAGTGAAATTGCTTGGGGCTGGCCCCTTCAATCTCTAGGGCTTCTAGAAAAATGCGGGCAACGGGCAGGTTAATGTTCTGCCGTAGCTTCGGGTACACATCCATGGGGGCCTGGCGATAGGTGCGCAGAATGTCCTGCATCACTCGACGTTGGCGACGATTGAGGCGCACCCAAAAGACTAACCGCTCGATGATCAGTGCGATCGCAACCACCGAAAACACCAGCAGCGGCCACATAACAACGCCACCGGCGGCAAAGATACTTCCCATAATTTTCAGCCACTCACAGTCACTATTGAAAATAGCTTTCAGGTGAATTGAGCCTGATTCTGGCCACCTTGTCAAGGATACTATGGGGAGTAATTCCTGGCAGGCTGAGGGGTAAATCGAGCCAGCATTCATCCACATCCAAGCCATACCAGTCATTTTGGCAAGTCTCTACGATTTTGCTGCAGCAGTAAATCATCATCAACGCCAGAAAAGTTCCCAATAGGGCTTGACTTGGCAACAGTTTTTCTCAACTATTGCTGTAACCCCCTACTTACTCCCTTTGCTCGGGTAACCCCCATGAGTCTCTCTTCCCTCTGCGCCGAACAGCATCAGCAAGATCTGGCCAAGCTACGCAGACTCCTGCTCTTCGGGCTGCTGGGCTCCTTAGGGCTGCATGCGATCGCATTCGGCCTCAGCGAGCTGGGGCTATGGCAACGGCCTCCGGAGGCAGAACTATCTGCCATCGAATTAGTCGTGGCCGACCCTCCGCCTGATGAGCCCGAACCCGAACCCGAACCTGAGCCTGTCCTAGAGCAGCCTGCCGAACTCAGTACCGAAACTAACAATCCCGCCCCCGCGGCACCGGCCAAGGCAACAGTAGAAGCCCCAACCCCGCAGCCAGTTGAGGACGCGGCTCCCCCCGACCCGATCGAGCCAGAGACCCCAGAAACAGAGGCCGAATCAGAGCTGGAGGTAGCAGAAGATCCCGAAGACCCGGCCGCAGAAGATACCGAAGAGTCGCTGCTAGAAGAGGCCGAGGTGGCCGCCGCCCCCGATACCGATACCCTCGATCGACTGCGAGAGCGATTAGAGCAGCAACGGCAAGCCACGACCGCCGGAGATACCGACGACCAGGAGGCTGCTTCCCCCAGTCCTGCCGATGAGACCAACACGGCTGCCGCCCCGTCCAATACCTCAGGGGGGAGCGGTCAGGGGCGGGGATCGCGTACCGTCGCCTGTCGCAGCTGTGTCACCCCAGCCTATCCCCGCAGTGCTCGCCAAGCTGGCATCGAAGGGCAAACCCTAGTCAGCGTTCAAATTAACCCCAATGGCACCGTGCGTAGTGTCACCCTGGTGCGCTCCAGTGGCAATGCTGCCCTGGATCAGGCGGCGATTCAGGCAGCCCGACGCTCGACCTTTCAGCCCATTGCCGGTGGGGCCAGTGTTAACTTAGCCCATCACTTCACCCTAGAGGGGTCCCAACGTCACCGCGAGGCCCAGCGACGAGGCGACCGGCGCTCCGTTGAGCTCCCCGATGACGGGCCGAACGATGCCACGGCCCAAGGGCAGACCGAGGCCGAGTCACCAGAGCCATCTCCCAGTCCAGAGAGTACGCCCACCCCAGCACCCACCCCAACACCCACCCCAACACCGACACCCACGCCTACGCCCACGCCGACACCCACCCCCACCCCCACCCCTCAACCGGCCCCATCTCCAACCCCCTCAGCGAGTCCTGAGCCTAGCCCAGCCCCCGAGCCTGCTCCTACCAGTTCGTCGGCGGAAGAGACTAGCGAAGACTCCTCTGACTAGGGGGTTGCAACCATGGAAGATAGCCGCTTCAACCCTGAGCGCTGGGATCACTGGCTTTTGATTGTGGCGTTTTTGGCCCTCTCAGGCTGGATCCTCTGGAAAGTATATTCACACCGATAAGGAAACTGATGCCGAGGTGATCCCTGCTGTTGGAGTGACCCCTAGTCGCTGGACAGGGCGCTAGCAGTCCCACAGCCGGAATGGCTCAGGCGGTTGCAGGATGCCATGGGGCGGTGTTGTATGGACTAGCTGCGATCGCAATGACCCTAGTAGGGCTCTACGGAATTGCTCCAGCCTTGGTCCTTAGAGCAGTGGCGCACAGATCCTGCCATTGCCCCGATTCTGGCCCTGCTCGAAGATCTCTCAAGCAGTACCGCGTCAGCCGCATCACTCAGATAGAACCTTGATATGGTCCACCTAGGAGGAGGCTGGTAAGGGCAGTTTCCCTAGGCTAAACTGCCTGCCAAAATAACGTCTTGATAGCTACCAGATTGAACGATCTCACCCTGGTGCATCAAATAGACGCGATCGCAATGCTCCACGGTAGACAAGCGGTGGGCAATGATAATCATTGTTTTCTGGCCACTTAAAGACTTAATGGACTCAGTGACCAGACGCTCTGTTTCATTATCTAGGGCAGAGGTGGCCTCATCCAACACTAGGATCTCTCGCTCATGGTAGAGGGCCCGGGCAATGCCAACCCGCTGGCGTTGCCCCCCAGATAGACAAACACCACGCTCACCGATGCGAGTGGCCAAGGAATTGGGCAGCTGCTCTATAAGCTCTTTGAGCTGGGCTGCCTCTATGGCGTGCCACAGACGCTCATAATCAATGCTCTCATCGGCAACACCAAAGGCGATGTTGCGCTCGATGGTATCGTCAATCAGAAAAATCGATTGGGGAATGTAACCAATCAGATTTTGCCATGCTCGCAAATCTTTGTAGACAGAGCGGCCATCTACTTTAATATCTCCTCCGGACGGGGGCAATAGGCCTAATATCAAGTCAACTAACGTCGTTTTCCCAGCCCCAGATTTACCAATTAGGGCAACCGATTCTCCTTTCTTGAGTGAGAAGCTGACCTGGCGCAGGGCTAAATCGGTAGCTTCTTCGTACTTGAAGGACACGGCTTCCACATCAACTCCCGACTTGAAAGGAAAGGTTTTCGGCAAAGATGATGTCGATGCCCCGACATTAGAGGTTCTGGGCAAGAAGCACTTCTCATCGATATTTAAATCTTCAAGCTCTTTGAAATCGTGATACAGCTTGTCTACCACATAGGTTGTACTTCTCAATTTGGTTAGACCAGAGGTCAATTGAGTAGTCACGGGCATGAGACGAATTGCCACTACGCCAAAGATACCCAATGTAGAGATCAGATCCTCAGGGTTTGATCTGAAAATCAATGAGAAGGAGGCCAGTCCCAGAATGAAGGTAATGATCACCGACTCG
This portion of the Halomicronema hongdechloris C2206 genome encodes:
- a CDS encoding energy transducer TonB yields the protein MSLSSLCAEQHQQDLAKLRRLLLFGLLGSLGLHAIAFGLSELGLWQRPPEAELSAIELVVADPPPDEPEPEPEPEPVLEQPAELSTETNNPAPAAPAKATVEAPTPQPVEDAAPPDPIEPETPETEAESELEVAEDPEDPAAEDTEESLLEEAEVAAAPDTDTLDRLRERLEQQRQATTAGDTDDQEAASPSPADETNTAAAPSNTSGGSGQGRGSRTVACRSCVTPAYPRSARQAGIEGQTLVSVQINPNGTVRSVTLVRSSGNAALDQAAIQAARRSTFQPIAGGASVNLAHHFTLEGSQRHREAQRRGDRRSVELPDDGPNDATAQGQTEAESPEPSPSPESTPTPAPTPTPTPTPTPTPTPTPTPTPTPTPQPAPSPTPSASPEPSPAPEPAPTSSSAEETSEDSSD
- a CDS encoding ExbD/TolR family protein: MYHLDESEEEFDLNIVPMIDVIFAILTFFIISSLFLTRSESLPVNLPKAASAEVQDRTRITVTVEASGDIALNRDPIVLENLQAGVRDLMDSRQESVIVINADEAVNHGRVIAVMDQLRDIEGATLGIATEQPEPESR
- a CDS encoding MotA/TolQ/ExbB proton channel family protein yields the protein MGSIFAAGGVVMWPLLVFSVVAIALIIERLVFWVRLNRRQRRVMQDILRTYRQAPMDVYPKLRQNINLPVARIFLEALEIEGASPKQFHLALASAMQAELPHLRRFSTLFATIISVSPLLGLLGTILGLIRSFDAIQLGDIAENAGAVTGGISEALVSTAAGLIVAIGTLLFANLFRGLYKRQVALIQEYGGQLEILYETHYERRSQLEEGAYVSS
- a CDS encoding ABC transporter ATP-binding protein; amino-acid sequence: MSQYIRKFLYILSDKKTALLALLTSILLTSFMEAVGIGLIGPFIALASNPDSINKNSFISQLYDISGLGSEESFIAALAIFILLVFYSKAYFSYKVRRFIFKFSIERSGELRSRLLNAYLKLPYTYHLKRNTAFLIQNIVTETNVFCNKTLLELLNSTVSVVMIISLVSLLMITDTLATLVISVVLLLTFGMIVKFRRNLSTWGKIISNSQAEMIRIINHSLGGLKETRVIGCEPYFEHQLQEQVARNVKASTSLMSFGILPRLVIESVIITFILGLASFSLIFRSNPEDLISTLGIFGVVAIRLMPVTTQLTSGLTKLRSTTYVVDKLYHDFKELEDLNIDEKCFLPRTSNVGASTSSLPKTFPFKSGVDVEAVSFKYEEATDLALRQVSFSLKKGESVALIGKSGAGKTTLVDLILGLLPPSGGDIKVDGRSVYKDLRAWQNLIGYIPQSIFLIDDTIERNIAFGVADESIDYERLWHAIEAAQLKELIEQLPNSLATRIGERGVCLSGGQRQRVGIARALYHEREILVLDEATSALDNETERLVTESIKSLSGQKTMIIIAHRLSTVEHCDRVYLMHQGEIVQSGSYQDVILAGSLA